A region of [Bacteroides] pectinophilus DNA encodes the following proteins:
- the uvrC gene encoding excinuclease ABC subunit UvrC, producing MFDIEEELKKLPSKPGVYIMHDKTDAIIYIGKAVSLKNRVRQYFQSSRNLSVKIQHMVSNIDHFEYIITDSELEALVLECNLIKEHRPKYNTMLKDDKSYPFIKVTVNEKYPRVLFARSMKKDKSRYFGPYTSAGAVKDTIELLCRLYRIRTCSRKLPADMCKDRPCLNYHINQCSAPCQGYISEEEYKESVRQVIDFLNGNYSEILNKLKDKMMEASDKMEYEDAAQYRDLITSVKQIAQKQKITDSDFEDRDVIACAIQGDDAVVQVFFIRGGKLLGREHFHMNVAASDSRMEIVQEFMKQYYGGTPYIPGIIMVQDELSEKDIISEWLTSRRGLKVSILVPKKGTREKMVELAFKNAQMVLDKDNERIKNEQKKTVGAMQEIADWLDLGTIKRVEAYDISNTNGIESVGSMVVFEDGRPKNNDYRKFRIKTVKGPDDYKSMREVLTRRFTRGMEERRILVEQEHKDRLLAEQEIVIDEAAGGETKEKIHLAGFNVYPDLIMMDGGRGQVNIALDVLNELGLDIPVCGMVKDDNHRTRGLYYNNVEIPIDRHSEGFKLITRVQDEAHRFAIEYHRSLRSKAQVSSVLDDIEGVGPARRKALMKHFLDINVIRNADVEELMQADGITRQVAGNIYRYFH from the coding sequence CCATTTTGAATATATAATTACAGATTCGGAGCTCGAAGCACTTGTGCTTGAGTGTAACCTTATCAAGGAGCACCGGCCGAAGTACAACACTATGCTTAAGGATGACAAGTCCTATCCTTTTATAAAGGTGACGGTTAATGAGAAGTATCCGAGAGTGTTATTTGCAAGAAGCATGAAAAAAGATAAGAGCAGGTATTTCGGGCCATATACGAGTGCAGGGGCGGTTAAGGATACGATTGAGCTTTTGTGCAGACTCTACAGGATAAGAACATGCAGCCGTAAGCTGCCGGCTGATATGTGTAAGGACAGGCCGTGTCTTAATTACCATATTAATCAGTGCAGTGCGCCGTGTCAGGGATATATAAGCGAAGAAGAATACAAGGAGTCTGTGCGTCAGGTTATAGATTTCCTTAACGGCAATTACTCAGAGATTCTTAATAAGCTCAAAGATAAGATGATGGAAGCATCCGATAAGATGGAATATGAGGACGCGGCGCAGTACCGTGACCTGATAACCAGTGTAAAGCAGATAGCGCAGAAGCAGAAGATTACAGACAGTGATTTTGAGGACAGGGACGTAATTGCATGTGCAATTCAGGGCGATGACGCTGTTGTTCAGGTATTCTTTATCAGAGGCGGCAAACTTCTCGGAAGAGAACATTTTCATATGAATGTAGCTGCCAGTGACAGCAGAATGGAGATTGTCCAGGAGTTTATGAAGCAGTATTACGGAGGAACTCCGTATATACCGGGGATAATTATGGTTCAGGATGAGCTTTCCGAAAAAGATATCATCAGTGAATGGCTTACTTCAAGACGCGGACTTAAGGTGTCAATTCTTGTGCCTAAGAAGGGTACAAGGGAAAAGATGGTTGAGCTTGCATTCAAGAATGCACAGATGGTTCTTGATAAGGATAATGAGAGAATCAAAAATGAACAGAAGAAGACGGTCGGTGCAATGCAGGAGATTGCTGACTGGCTCGACCTTGGAACGATAAAGCGTGTTGAGGCATATGATATCTCCAATACAAACGGTATAGAGTCTGTAGGTTCAATGGTTGTGTTTGAAGACGGCAGACCTAAGAATAATGACTACAGAAAGTTCAGGATAAAGACTGTCAAGGGGCCTGATGATTATAAGAGTATGCGTGAAGTCCTTACAAGAAGATTCACAAGAGGAATGGAAGAAAGAAGAATTCTTGTGGAACAGGAACATAAGGACAGACTTCTTGCCGAGCAGGAGATTGTAATAGATGAGGCAGCAGGCGGTGAAACAAAGGAAAAGATACATCTGGCAGGATTCAATGTATATCCTGATCTTATCATGATGGATGGAGGACGCGGCCAGGTTAATATTGCGCTGGATGTCCTTAATGAACTGGGACTTGATATTCCGGTATGCGGTATGGTTAAGGATGACAATCACAGAACAAGAGGACTTTATTATAATAATGTAGAGATTCCGATAGACAGGCACAGTGAGGGCTTCAAGCTTATAACAAGAGTACAGGATGAAGCGCACAGATTTGCAATTGAATACCACAGAAGCTTGAGAAGCAAAGCACAGGTAAGCTCAGTCCTTGATGACATTGAAGGGGTAGGACCGGCAAGGCGCAAGGCTCTTATGAAGCATTTCCTTGATATTAACGTGATAAGAAATGCAGACGTGGAAGAGCTGATGCAGGCGGACGGGATTACAAGGCAGGTGGCCGGGAATATTTACAGATATTTCCATTAA
- the hprK gene encoding HPr(Ser) kinase/phosphatase, which produces MAASEKVKLSKIIKKMQLVNKTPQIDTRTIWVHQPDVNRPALQLAGFYDHFDNERIQVIGYVEQAYLDSISADERKLRYTQLLSSNIPCVVFCRDLEPEECMLEIALKYGVPILKSHDATSSFMAETIRWLNVQLAPCIVIHGVLVDVYGVGVLITGESGIGKSEAALELIKRGHRLVTDDAVEIRKVSDETLIGTAPGITKYFIELRGIGIVDVKTQFGVESVKETQQIDMVIKLEDWNREKEYDRLGLEEEYIEYLGNKVVCHTLPVRPGRNLAVIVETAAVNHRTKVMGYNAAKELYRRVQENLMKTEDDDYDED; this is translated from the coding sequence ATGGCGGCATCTGAAAAGGTTAAGTTATCCAAAATAATTAAAAAAATGCAGCTTGTCAATAAGACACCGCAGATAGATACACGTACAATCTGGGTTCACCAGCCTGATGTTAACAGACCGGCACTCCAGCTTGCAGGTTTTTATGATCATTTTGATAATGAGAGAATACAGGTAATAGGCTATGTTGAGCAGGCATACCTTGATTCCATTTCGGCTGATGAGAGAAAGTTAAGATATACACAGCTTCTTTCAAGCAACATTCCATGCGTTGTATTCTGCAGGGATCTTGAACCTGAGGAGTGCATGCTTGAGATAGCACTTAAGTATGGTGTTCCTATTCTTAAGTCACATGATGCCACATCATCATTTATGGCAGAGACAATCAGATGGCTGAATGTGCAGCTTGCACCTTGTATTGTTATTCATGGCGTATTAGTTGATGTATACGGCGTAGGCGTACTTATAACAGGCGAGAGCGGAATAGGTAAGAGTGAAGCGGCTCTTGAACTTATCAAGAGAGGACACAGACTTGTGACGGATGATGCTGTTGAGATACGTAAAGTGAGTGATGAGACACTTATTGGTACGGCACCGGGAATCACCAAGTATTTTATTGAACTTCGCGGAATAGGTATTGTCGATGTCAAGACGCAGTTTGGTGTAGAGAGTGTCAAAGAGACACAGCAGATTGACATGGTTATCAAGCTTGAAGATTGGAATCGTGAGAAGGAATATGACAGACTTGGTCTTGAGGAAGAGTATATAGAATACCTCGGTAATAAGGTTGTGTGCCATACACTTCCTGTGCGTCCGGGACGTAACCTTGCTGTTATAGTTGAGACCGCAGCGGTTAATCACAGAACTAAGGTTATGGGTTATAATGCTGCCAAGGAGCTTTACAGAAGAGTTCAGGAGAACCTCATGAAGACAGAGGATGATGATTATGATGAAGACTGA
- a CDS encoding ROK family glucokinase: protein MMKTDTGYEKRYYFGIDIGGTSVKAAVFDESDNTVGTYEFATDKEDNGSHILNDVADFVSSWMNENGADASVIGGIGIGVPGAVLDDGTVNGCVNLGWGVVNVKAELERLTGIRTVAGNDANVAALGEYAGYYAGLSSFFFVTLGTGVGGGLIMNGRPVCGINGAAAEIGHLPIVTDEDRMCTCGKKGCLEQAASATGIVHEALKRLNSASDSSAAVSSLQKYDKAALTAKDVFDEAKAGDIVAGSVIDRAAEYLGRGIACVACAVNPECIVIGGGMAAAGEYFLDKVRASYRANVFYPMKDTPIVKAELGNDAGVYGAAHLVMPSSNNERK, encoded by the coding sequence ATGATGAAGACTGATACCGGTTATGAAAAAAGATATTATTTCGGCATAGATATTGGCGGCACTTCGGTCAAGGCTGCAGTATTTGATGAGAGCGATAACACGGTCGGTACATATGAATTTGCAACTGATAAGGAAGACAACGGAAGCCACATACTTAATGATGTGGCTGACTTTGTTTCTTCATGGATGAATGAGAATGGCGCTGATGCATCTGTAATCGGCGGAATCGGAATAGGTGTTCCGGGTGCCGTGCTTGATGACGGAACGGTTAACGGCTGCGTTAATCTTGGCTGGGGCGTTGTTAATGTGAAGGCGGAACTTGAAAGACTGACCGGCATAAGGACTGTTGCAGGCAATGATGCCAATGTGGCTGCACTTGGTGAATATGCCGGTTATTATGCGGGGCTGTCATCATTCTTTTTTGTTACGCTCGGAACTGGTGTCGGTGGCGGTCTGATAATGAATGGAAGACCGGTGTGCGGCATTAACGGAGCGGCTGCGGAGATTGGACACCTTCCGATTGTTACTGATGAAGACAGAATGTGTACATGCGGCAAGAAAGGGTGCCTTGAACAGGCAGCGTCCGCAACGGGTATTGTGCATGAAGCATTAAAACGCCTTAACAGTGCGTCGGACAGCAGTGCTGCCGTATCATCGCTTCAGAAGTATGATAAAGCTGCACTTACTGCAAAAGATGTATTTGATGAGGCAAAAGCAGGAGATATTGTGGCCGGGAGTGTAATAGACAGGGCTGCAGAGTATCTTGGCAGAGGAATAGCATGCGTTGCATGTGCGGTTAATCCCGAATGTATAGTTATAGGCGGAGGGATGGCGGCAGCAGGGGAATATTTCCTTGATAAGGTGCGCGCAAGTTACAGGGCAAATGTATTCTATCCTATGAAGGATACTCCGATTGTGAAGGCAGAACTCGGCAATGATGCCGGGGTATATGGAGCAGCGCATCTTGTAATGCCTTCCAGTAATAATGAAAGGAAATAG
- the murB gene encoding UDP-N-acetylmuramate dehydrogenase codes for MIVCDSEFVKEIGNITGVDNILCNESMKTHTTLRIGGNADYFVMPRSNEGLRDVIKCAKKYGIEYYILGNGSNLLVADAGYRGMMIYTGRYFDKISYDGADKAGAACNTDADECVVYAQSGVRLSRLGNSLMERAYTGFEFAAGIPGTVGGAVVMNAGAYGGEIKDVIVAAEVLTKDGRIITLTKDELKLGYRTSIIASEGYVVLGAWFKLRRGDREQIKQRMKELAGLRKDKQPLEYPSAGSTFKRPEGYYAGKLISDAGLKGYRIGGAMVSDKHAGFVINVKDATAADFIALTDAVRDKVYDMYGVRLELEVKVIGQI; via the coding sequence TTGATAGTCTGTGATTCAGAGTTTGTAAAAGAGATTGGCAATATAACCGGAGTGGATAATATATTGTGCAATGAGAGCATGAAGACGCATACTACCCTTAGAATCGGAGGCAATGCGGATTATTTTGTTATGCCGCGCTCCAATGAAGGACTGCGTGACGTTATTAAGTGTGCAAAGAAGTATGGCATAGAGTATTATATTCTTGGCAATGGAAGTAATCTGCTTGTTGCAGATGCCGGATATCGTGGAATGATGATATATACAGGCAGATATTTTGATAAGATATCCTATGACGGGGCTGATAAGGCTGGTGCGGCTTGTAATACCGATGCAGATGAATGTGTAGTATATGCACAGTCAGGGGTAAGGCTTTCAAGGCTCGGCAACAGTCTTATGGAACGGGCTTATACAGGATTTGAATTCGCGGCGGGAATACCGGGGACGGTAGGAGGCGCGGTAGTGATGAATGCGGGAGCTTACGGCGGAGAGATTAAGGATGTAATAGTTGCTGCAGAGGTGCTGACTAAGGATGGCAGGATAATAACGCTGACAAAGGATGAGCTGAAGCTGGGATACAGAACAAGTATAATTGCTTCGGAAGGTTATGTTGTACTCGGAGCGTGGTTTAAGCTGCGCAGAGGCGACAGAGAGCAGATAAAGCAGAGGATGAAGGAACTTGCCGGATTAAGAAAGGATAAGCAGCCGCTTGAGTATCCAAGCGCAGGAAGTACATTTAAGAGACCGGAAGGATATTATGCCGGCAAACTTATCTCAGATGCAGGATTAAAAGGATACCGTATCGGAGGGGCTATGGTTTCTGACAAACATGCCGGATTTGTGATTAATGTAAAAGACGCAACGGCAGCGGATTTTATTGCCCTTACAGATGCTGTCAGGGATAAAGTATATGATATGTATGGGGTGCGTCTGGAACTTGAAGTTAAGGTTATCGGACAGATTTAG
- the rapZ gene encoding RNase adapter RapZ, with protein MRMVIVTGMSGAGKSTALKVLEDAGYYCCDNMPISLVIKFAELASSKESSRENIALGVDIRSGDALDEFSDVLEEMGRRRYDYRILFLDANDDVLVKRYKETRRAHPLANGGRIDHGIRLEREKLRFLKDKADYIIDTSQLLTRELKQEIEKIFVGDGKFSNLYITVLSFGFKYGIPADADLVFDVRFLPNPYYVEGLRNLTGNDKEIQDYVMQFDTASEFLDKLEDMLRFLIPNYVLEGKNSLVIAIGCTGGKHRSVTLANAISERLSGMEYGIKTEHRDIDKDRKRS; from the coding sequence ATGAGAATGGTAATTGTGACCGGAATGTCCGGTGCAGGTAAATCTACGGCGCTGAAGGTTCTTGAGGATGCAGGTTATTACTGCTGTGACAATATGCCGATTTCGCTTGTTATCAAGTTTGCTGAGCTGGCTTCATCAAAGGAATCGTCAAGAGAGAATATCGCACTTGGTGTGGATATAAGAAGCGGAGATGCATTAGATGAGTTTTCAGACGTACTCGAAGAGATGGGCCGGAGGAGATATGATTACAGAATACTATTTCTTGATGCCAATGACGATGTACTTGTTAAGAGATATAAGGAGACAAGAAGGGCACATCCGCTTGCCAATGGCGGAAGAATAGACCACGGAATCAGGCTGGAGAGAGAAAAACTGCGCTTCCTTAAGGATAAGGCGGATTATATAATTGATACGAGCCAGCTCCTTACAAGAGAGCTGAAGCAGGAGATAGAGAAGATATTTGTCGGTGACGGAAAGTTCAGCAATCTGTATATTACGGTGCTTTCATTCGGCTTCAAATACGGCATACCGGCTGATGCTGATCTTGTATTTGACGTAAGATTTCTTCCTAATCCATATTATGTGGAGGGGTTACGTAATCTCACAGGTAATGATAAGGAGATACAGGATTATGTCATGCAGTTTGATACGGCATCTGAGTTCCTTGATAAGCTTGAAGACATGCTGCGTTTTCTGATACCTAATTATGTGCTTGAGGGCAAGAACAGCCTTGTTATAGCTATAGGCTGCACCGGAGGCAAACACAGGTCAGTAACGCTTGCTAACGCAATATCAGAGAGACTGAGCGGAATGGAGTATGGTATTAAGACAGAACACCGTGATATAGATAAGGACAGGAAGAGAAGCTAA
- the whiA gene encoding DNA-binding protein WhiA codes for MSFSSEVKEELSRHTGTARHCQIAEFAAIAGLCGRISSAGDGSVTLVISTENEIVARKCFTLLRKTFNINACNPVNIDEIKRGNVYEIKIDDSEQVIRILQTLKVYEDGRVANAKWLVNPMLIQMTCCKRAFIRGAFLASGSISDPNKFYHLEIVCDTPSQACQIRDVMNTFGAEAKVIQRKKYYVVYVKEGTQISDLLNVMEAGVALMNFENVRIVKEMRNSVNRQVNCETANLNKTVSAAVRQIEDIERIRDTVGLEYLAPGLRAVAIARLENPDMNLKDLGEILDPPVGKSGVNHRLRKIGEIAAELSGGDI; via the coding sequence ATGTCATTTTCATCAGAAGTAAAAGAGGAACTTTCAAGACATACAGGTACGGCGAGACATTGCCAGATTGCGGAATTCGCGGCGATTGCCGGCCTTTGCGGGAGAATATCATCAGCCGGTGACGGAAGCGTTACGCTTGTTATATCAACCGAAAATGAAATAGTTGCAAGAAAGTGCTTTACATTATTGCGAAAAACATTTAATATAAATGCTTGTAATCCTGTTAACATTGACGAGATTAAAAGAGGCAATGTATACGAGATAAAGATTGACGACAGTGAGCAGGTTATAAGAATCCTTCAGACACTTAAGGTGTATGAGGATGGAAGGGTGGCCAATGCGAAGTGGCTTGTCAATCCGATGCTTATTCAGATGACATGCTGCAAGAGAGCTTTTATAAGAGGAGCATTTCTTGCGTCAGGTTCAATAAGTGATCCGAATAAGTTTTATCATCTTGAGATTGTGTGCGACACACCATCACAGGCCTGCCAGATCAGGGATGTCATGAATACGTTCGGTGCTGAGGCTAAGGTTATACAGCGTAAGAAGTATTATGTCGTGTATGTAAAGGAAGGTACACAGATTTCAGATCTGCTCAACGTCATGGAAGCAGGCGTTGCTCTTATGAACTTTGAGAATGTCCGTATTGTGAAGGAGATGCGCAACAGTGTTAACAGGCAGGTGAACTGTGAAACAGCGAATCTTAATAAGACGGTATCAGCTGCAGTAAGGCAGATAGAGGATATTGAACGTATCAGGGATACCGTAGGACTTGAATATCTGGCACCTGGGCTCAGGGCTGTTGCGATAGCGCGTCTGGAGAATCCGGATATGAATCTTAAGGATCTGGGTGAGATATTAGACCCGCCGGTAGGAAAGTCAGGGGTTAATCACAGACTCCGCAAGATAGGAGAGATTGCGGCAGAATTAAGTGGAGGAGACATCTAA
- a CDS encoding HPr family phosphocarrier protein has translation MITKNITVDPASVADASTTAMLVQIASQFDSSIHVKYGERQFNAKSIMGMMTLGITPGAEIAVTADGSDEQGAIDRISDFLSAK, from the coding sequence ATGATAACTAAGAATATTACAGTTGATCCTGCATCAGTAGCAGATGCAAGTACTACAGCAATGCTTGTACAGATAGCAAGTCAGTTTGACAGCAGCATTCATGTGAAGTATGGCGAGAGACAGTTCAACGCCAAGAGCATAATGGGTATGATGACACTTGGAATCACTCCTGGGGCAGAGATTGCAGTAACTGCAGATGGAAGTGATGAACAGGGGGCAATAGACAGAATATCAGATTTTCTTTCAGCTAAGTAA
- a CDS encoding DNA polymerase III subunit alpha codes for MAFTHLHVHTEYSLLDGLSKINEIVSQAKKLGMDSLAITDHGVMYGVIDFYRAALKEGIKPIIGCEVYVAPGSRFDKEAGAGDDRYYHLVLLAENDTGYHNLMKIVSKGFVEGFYYKPRVDYEVLSEYHEGVIALSACLAGEVQRYLARNMYEEGVKAALRYQEIFGKGNYFLELQDHGIPEQRFVNQQLMRMSRELGIDLVATNDVHYTFADDASAHDILLCIQTSKKITDTDRMKYEGGQYYLKSEQEMRELFAYAPQALDNTAKIAARCNVEIEFGVQKLPKYDTPAVYASSSEYLRWLCNRGFGKRYPDAPEDVRKRLDYELSVINEMGYVDYFLIVWDFINYAKSNDISVGPGRGSAAGSVVAYCLEITDIDPIKYSLIFERFLNPERVSMPDIDVDFCFERRQEVIDYVVRKYGKDRVCQIVTFGTMAARAVIKDVGRVLDLPYALRDSVSKMIPRELGITIDKAIEMNPELKALYNSDETVHDLIDKSRRLEGLPRHASMHAAGVVISQKAVDEYVPLSRGSDGSIVAQFVMTTLEELGLLKMDFLGLRTLTVIQSAEHMVRKVVPDFDIDKIDYNDAAVFDMLSTGRTEGVFQLESSGMKSFMKELKPHSMEDIIAGISLYRPGPMDFIPQYIKGKNDRSSIVYDCPQLEPILEPTYGCIVYQEQVMQIVRDLAGYSWGRSDLVRRAMSKKKAYVMEQERRNFIYGNPEENVKGCVNNGIDEKVAGHIYDNMIDFAKYAFNKSHAACYAVVAYQTAFLKTHYPTQFMAALMTSVIDNSTKVAEYVMACRQMGIDILPPDVNEGEYGFSVSGNAIRYGLSAIKSLGRPVIEALVNERSENGKFKNLRDFIERMGKEANKRTIENFIKSGAFDCFEGNRRQQMLVYSQIVDDVARNEKNSLTGQMSLFDFVDEETKAEFEIKMPDVPEYGKKELLAFEKEVLGIYVSGHPLDEYIDMWNKYTTARTSDFEPEDEDAQQPQMAERTQNVLRVDMSEYMNTPGGVKDYVPDYVDVGSPSDEGGRDEGALRDGDEVTIGGIITDKTVKSTKTNQLMAFVTVEDMYGTVEVIVFPRSYNDNRAKLEVDEKVFISGRVSLEADAKGRVILNRVITFDEVPRKCWIQFEDMEQFRQKEQRLYDIIRTSDGHDGMVVYCRKEKQMKKLPMSCNVCIDDELKKALMAEFGEDNVKVTL; via the coding sequence ATGGCATTTACACACCTTCATGTGCATACGGAATACAGTCTGCTTGACGGCCTGAGTAAGATTAATGAGATTGTGTCGCAGGCTAAGAAGCTGGGCATGGACAGCCTTGCTATTACAGATCATGGTGTCATGTATGGCGTGATCGATTTTTACAGGGCAGCCCTGAAGGAAGGAATTAAACCTATTATCGGATGCGAGGTATATGTTGCACCGGGGTCGAGATTCGACAAAGAGGCAGGGGCGGGAGATGACAGATATTATCATCTTGTACTTCTTGCTGAGAATGATACGGGATATCATAATCTTATGAAGATAGTGTCCAAAGGTTTTGTTGAAGGTTTTTACTATAAGCCGCGTGTGGATTATGAAGTCCTTAGCGAATATCATGAGGGTGTAATTGCATTGAGCGCCTGTCTTGCCGGTGAAGTGCAGAGATATCTTGCACGTAATATGTATGAAGAGGGCGTTAAGGCGGCACTGAGGTATCAGGAGATATTTGGCAAAGGCAATTATTTTCTTGAATTACAGGATCATGGAATACCTGAGCAGAGGTTTGTCAACCAGCAGCTTATGAGAATGAGCAGAGAACTCGGTATAGACCTTGTTGCAACTAATGATGTGCATTATACATTTGCAGATGATGCTTCAGCACATGATATCCTGCTGTGTATACAGACATCCAAGAAGATTACTGATACTGACAGAATGAAGTATGAAGGCGGGCAGTATTATCTCAAGTCTGAGCAGGAGATGAGGGAACTGTTTGCTTATGCACCGCAGGCACTTGATAATACTGCTAAGATTGCGGCAAGATGTAATGTTGAGATAGAATTCGGTGTACAGAAGCTCCCTAAGTACGATACACCGGCGGTCTATGCTTCATCCTCAGAGTATCTGAGATGGCTGTGTAACAGGGGATTTGGGAAAAGATACCCCGATGCGCCTGAGGATGTAAGAAAACGCCTTGACTACGAACTTTCTGTAATAAATGAGATGGGATATGTTGATTATTTCCTGATTGTATGGGACTTTATCAATTATGCCAAGAGCAACGATATAAGTGTCGGACCGGGGAGGGGTTCGGCAGCGGGAAGTGTTGTTGCATACTGCCTTGAGATAACGGATATTGACCCGATAAAGTACAGTCTTATCTTTGAAAGATTCCTTAACCCGGAACGAGTTTCAATGCCCGATATTGACGTTGACTTCTGTTTTGAGAGAAGACAGGAGGTAATTGATTATGTCGTAAGAAAATACGGCAAGGACAGAGTATGCCAGATTGTAACATTCGGAACGATGGCAGCCAGAGCGGTCATTAAGGATGTGGGCCGCGTACTTGATCTGCCTTATGCACTGCGCGATTCGGTATCAAAGATGATACCGAGAGAGCTTGGAATCACAATAGATAAGGCGATAGAGATGAATCCTGAGCTTAAGGCGCTATACAACAGTGATGAGACAGTACATGACCTTATAGATAAGTCAAGAAGACTTGAGGGACTTCCCCGCCATGCCTCAATGCATGCTGCCGGTGTTGTCATCAGCCAGAAGGCGGTAGATGAGTATGTGCCTCTTTCAAGAGGCTCCGACGGTTCGATAGTTGCACAGTTTGTCATGACAACGCTGGAGGAACTTGGCCTTCTTAAGATGGATTTCCTTGGACTGCGTACGCTTACTGTAATACAGAGCGCAGAGCACATGGTAAGAAAAGTTGTTCCGGATTTTGATATTGATAAGATAGATTATAATGACGCGGCTGTGTTCGATATGCTTAGCACAGGCAGAACTGAAGGTGTATTCCAGCTTGAAAGTTCGGGGATGAAGTCTTTCATGAAAGAACTTAAGCCACACAGCATGGAGGATATTATAGCCGGTATATCACTGTACCGTCCGGGTCCTATGGACTTTATTCCGCAGTATATAAAAGGTAAGAATGACCGCAGCAGCATAGTCTATGACTGTCCGCAGCTTGAGCCTATACTTGAGCCTACATACGGATGTATTGTCTATCAGGAGCAGGTTATGCAGATTGTGCGTGACCTTGCCGGATATTCATGGGGGCGAAGTGACCTTGTGCGCCGTGCAATGTCTAAGAAAAAAGCATATGTAATGGAACAGGAGCGCAGGAACTTTATATACGGCAACCCTGAAGAGAATGTTAAGGGGTGTGTCAATAATGGTATTGATGAGAAGGTCGCAGGACACATTTACGATAACATGATTGATTTTGCCAAGTATGCGTTCAATAAGTCACATGCGGCATGTTATGCGGTTGTAGCATATCAGACAGCATTTCTTAAGACGCATTATCCTACGCAGTTCATGGCAGCGCTTATGACATCAGTTATCGATAACAGTACCAAGGTTGCAGAATACGTGATGGCATGCCGCCAGATGGGGATAGATATACTTCCTCCGGATGTCAACGAGGGAGAGTATGGATTCTCTGTATCGGGCAATGCAATACGCTATGGACTGTCTGCCATCAAGAGCCTTGGAAGACCTGTTATAGAAGCTCTTGTGAATGAACGCAGTGAGAACGGAAAGTTTAAGAATCTGAGGGACTTTATAGAGCGTATGGGCAAAGAAGCCAATAAAAGGACTATAGAGAACTTCATAAAGTCAGGAGCATTTGACTGCTTTGAGGGCAACAGAAGACAGCAGATGCTTGTGTATTCGCAGATAGTTGACGATGTGGCACGTAATGAGAAGAATTCCCTGACAGGGCAGATGTCCCTGTTTGATTTTGTTGATGAAGAGACTAAGGCGGAGTTTGAGATAAAGATGCCGGATGTCCCGGAATACGGCAAGAAAGAGCTTCTTGCATTTGAAAAGGAGGTTCTTGGAATATATGTAAGCGGACATCCTCTTGATGAATATATTGATATGTGGAACAAATACACAACGGCAAGGACATCTGATTTTGAACCTGAAGATGAAGATGCACAGCAGCCGCAGATGGCAGAACGTACACAAAATGTGCTCAGGGTAGACATGTCAGAGTATATGAATACTCCCGGCGGCGTTAAGGACTACGTCCCTGACTATGTTGATGTAGGTTCACCTTCTGATGAGGGCGGCAGGGATGAAGGTGCATTAAGAGATGGCGATGAGGTTACAATCGGTGGAATTATCACTGATAAGACAGTGAAGTCAACCAAGACTAACCAGCTTATGGCGTTTGTTACCGTTGAGGATATGTACGGAACTGTCGAGGTTATTGTATTTCCACGAAGCTACAATGACAACCGTGCAAAGCTTGAGGTTGATGAAAAGGTATTTATCAGCGGAAGGGTCTCACTTGAAGCAGATGCAAAGGGCAGAGTTATTCTGAACAGGGTCATCACGTTTGATGAGGTACCGAGAAAATGCTGGATACAGTTCGAGGATATGGAGCAGTTCAGGCAGAAGGAACAGAGGCTGTATGATATAATAAGAACATCGGACGGCCATGACGGAATGGTTGTATACTGCCGTAAGGAAAAACAGATGAAAAAGCTGCCGATGAGCTGTAATGTCTGCATAGACGATGAACTGAAGAAAGCGCTTATGGCTGAATTTGGAGAGGATAATGTTAAGGTTACGTTATAG